A window from Pseudomonas alloputida encodes these proteins:
- a CDS encoding helix-turn-helix transcriptional regulator codes for MTAGPILSLRHYRDSLIAHSHEHPQLVFGLRGRLEFEVQGHGAGIDRQGLIVVPAGAHHTCASDAGSDCLVLDVPGEPWLREHLGEHADASRRLLDRPAAVSLDERQQQLVDWLATSPVHDPLIARQGAALLLASLNATAAARVHPSQRLPYSAFDAHIEQHAAYPLQVADLARIAGLSIARLHARFTAECGMTPMDYIRQRRLLKARRLIVQTVLPMGEIAAQVGYSSQSAFSAAMLRAFGCTPLALRRESGDN; via the coding sequence ATGACCGCCGGCCCGATCCTCTCGCTGCGCCATTACCGCGACAGCCTGATCGCCCATAGCCACGAACACCCGCAACTGGTGTTCGGCCTGCGCGGCCGCCTGGAGTTCGAGGTCCAGGGACATGGCGCCGGCATCGATCGCCAGGGGCTGATCGTGGTCCCGGCGGGTGCTCATCACACGTGCGCCAGCGATGCCGGCAGTGATTGCCTGGTGCTTGATGTGCCAGGGGAGCCTTGGCTGCGCGAGCACCTGGGCGAGCATGCCGATGCCAGCCGCCGCCTGCTCGACCGCCCGGCCGCCGTAAGCCTGGATGAGCGCCAGCAGCAACTGGTGGACTGGCTGGCGACCAGCCCCGTGCACGACCCGTTGATCGCCAGGCAAGGCGCGGCACTGCTGCTGGCCAGCCTCAACGCCACGGCGGCAGCCAGAGTGCACCCCAGCCAGCGCCTGCCCTACAGCGCCTTCGATGCGCATATCGAACAGCATGCTGCCTACCCGCTGCAGGTTGCCGACCTGGCACGCATCGCCGGGCTGTCCATTGCCCGGCTGCATGCGCGATTTACCGCGGAGTGCGGGATGACTCCGATGGACTACATTCGCCAGCGGCGGTTGCTCAAGGCGCGGCGGCTAATCGTGCAGACCGTGCTGCCGATGGGCGAAATTGCGGCGCAGGTGGGGTATAGCTCGCAAAGTGCCTTTTCAGCGGCGATGCTGCGGGCGTTCGGGTGTACACCTTTGGCTTTGCGGCGAGAGTCTGGCGATAACTGA
- a CDS encoding UDP-2,3-diacylglucosamine diphosphatase, which produces MSHAELSRPSRKQRVRTLWISDVHLGTRDCQAEHLSQFLKGYQADRVYLVGDIIDGWKLRGGIYWPQAHTNVIRRLLTMSKRGTEVIYVTGNHDEFLRRYSKLILGNIQLVDEAEHLTADGRRLLVVHGDQFDVITRYHRWLAFLGDRAYEFTLVLNRWLNHWRARYGYGYWSLSAYLKHKVKGAVNFISDFENAIAHECTRRGFHGVVCGHIHHAEIRKVGEVDYLNCGDWVESCTALIEHWDGSVELYRLAEAQAVAALREPA; this is translated from the coding sequence ATGAGCCATGCCGAACTGTCCCGCCCCTCGCGCAAGCAACGCGTGCGTACCCTGTGGATCTCCGACGTGCACCTGGGTACCCGCGACTGCCAGGCCGAACACCTGTCGCAGTTTCTCAAGGGCTACCAGGCTGATCGCGTCTATCTGGTGGGCGATATCATAGATGGCTGGAAGCTGCGCGGCGGGATCTACTGGCCGCAAGCCCACACCAACGTGATTCGCCGGCTGCTGACCATGAGCAAGCGCGGTACCGAGGTGATCTACGTCACCGGCAACCATGACGAATTCCTGCGCCGCTACTCAAAGTTGATTCTGGGCAACATTCAGCTGGTAGACGAGGCCGAGCACCTGACAGCCGATGGCCGCCGACTGCTGGTGGTCCATGGTGATCAGTTCGATGTGATTACCCGTTACCACCGCTGGCTGGCGTTTCTGGGTGACCGCGCCTACGAATTCACCTTGGTGCTCAACCGCTGGCTCAACCACTGGCGTGCGCGGTATGGCTATGGTTACTGGTCGCTGTCGGCGTACCTCAAGCACAAGGTGAAAGGCGCGGTGAACTTCATCAGCGACTTCGAGAACGCCATTGCCCATGAGTGCACCCGCCGTGGTTTTCACGGGGTGGTGTGCGGGCATATCCATCATGCCGAGATCCGCAAGGTGGGTGAGGTGGACTACCTCAATTGCGGGGACTGGGTGGAGTCGTGCACGGCCCTGATCGAGCATTGGGACGGCAGTGTCGAGCTGTATCGGCTGGCCGAAGCGCAGGCCGTGGCGGCGTTGCGCGAGCCGGCTTAA
- a CDS encoding DUF962 domain-containing protein, producing the protein MNSTAQFRSFAEFYPYYLGEHSNPTCRRLHFVGTSLVIALLAYTIGSGKWLLLLAVPVFGYGFAWVGHFFFEKNRPATFTYPLYSLAGDFVMFRDILLGKLRL; encoded by the coding sequence ATGAACAGCACAGCGCAGTTTCGCAGTTTTGCCGAGTTCTATCCGTACTATCTGGGGGAGCACAGCAACCCCACCTGCCGCCGCCTGCACTTCGTCGGCACCAGCCTGGTGATAGCGCTGCTGGCCTACACCATTGGCAGTGGCAAATGGTTGCTGCTGCTGGCCGTGCCGGTGTTCGGCTATGGCTTTGCCTGGGTCGGGCACTTCTTTTTCGAGAAGAATCGGCCAGCGACCTTTACCTATCCGCTGTACAGCCTGGCCGGGGATTTCGTGATGTTCCGGGATATCCTGCTAGGCAAGCTCAGGCTGTAA
- a CDS encoding AraC family transcriptional regulator: MSERTTSASWASGIVKALELEGLDCRAMFKQLGLDFAALDDPDARFPQDSMTRLWQLAVELSGNEAIGLNMARVVRPASFHVVGYALMSSRTLAEGFERLVRYQRIIAESSDLSFVLGPEGYSLILTVHGDHLPPTRHSAEASLACALALCKWLSGRPVQPRRVLVQGPQPKNVEPYKVAFHSPLVFGAPHDALVFERADMEAPLPTANEAMAVLHDRFAGEYLARFSESRVSHRVRQVLCRILPQGEPKRETLAQALHLSQRTLQRRLQEEGTSFQTLLDDTRRELAEQYLAQPGMTLLETAYLLGFADPSNFYRAFRRWFDATPSEYRARLGAEGEVLSDARTPACTTPTP, from the coding sequence ATGAGCGAAAGAACAACGTCAGCCAGTTGGGCATCAGGGATCGTGAAGGCACTTGAACTGGAAGGGCTGGATTGCAGAGCCATGTTCAAGCAATTGGGGTTGGACTTTGCCGCCCTCGACGATCCCGACGCACGTTTTCCGCAAGACTCCATGACCCGCCTATGGCAACTGGCGGTGGAGCTGTCAGGCAATGAGGCCATCGGCCTGAACATGGCACGGGTGGTCCGCCCGGCGTCGTTCCATGTGGTGGGCTATGCGTTGATGTCCAGCCGCACCCTGGCCGAGGGCTTCGAGCGCCTGGTGCGCTACCAGCGCATCATCGCCGAAAGCTCCGACCTCAGTTTCGTCCTCGGCCCCGAGGGCTATTCGCTGATTCTGACCGTGCACGGCGACCACCTGCCGCCAACCCGGCACAGCGCCGAAGCGTCGCTGGCCTGTGCGCTGGCGCTTTGCAAATGGCTCAGTGGCCGGCCGGTCCAGCCGCGGCGGGTCCTGGTGCAGGGGCCGCAGCCGAAGAATGTCGAGCCTTACAAGGTGGCGTTCCATTCGCCGCTGGTGTTCGGCGCCCCACATGATGCGCTGGTGTTCGAGCGGGCCGACATGGAGGCGCCGCTGCCGACCGCCAACGAGGCCATGGCGGTGCTGCACGACCGGTTTGCCGGCGAGTACCTGGCACGCTTCTCCGAAAGCCGGGTCAGCCACCGCGTGCGCCAGGTGTTGTGCCGCATCCTGCCGCAGGGTGAGCCCAAGCGCGAAACCCTGGCCCAGGCCCTGCACCTGTCGCAGCGCACCTTGCAACGGCGGCTGCAGGAGGAAGGCACCAGCTTCCAGACCTTGCTTGACGACACCCGTCGCGAACTGGCCGAACAATACCTGGCCCAGCCGGGCATGACCTTGCTGGAAACCGCCTACCTGCTGGGCTTTGCCGACCCCAGCAACTTCTATCGGGCGTTCCGTCGCTGGTTCGATGCCACGCCCAGCGAGTACCGCGCCCGCCTGGGCGCGGAAGGCGAAGTGCTCAGTGACGCCAGAACGCCGGCATGCACAACACCAACACCGTGA
- a CDS encoding TrkH family potassium uptake protein encodes MALPTLRIIGFIIGIFLITLAVSMAVPMATLVIFERTGDMPSFLWSSLITFIAGLALVVQGRPEHVHLRPRDMYLLTVSSWLVVCVFAALPFLLTQHISYTDAFFESMSGITATGATVLSGLDNMSPGILMWRSMLHWLGGIGFIAMAVAILPLLRIGGMRLFQTESSDRSEKVMPRSHMVAKSIVGVYVGFSILGALAFWWAGMSPFDAINHAMSAISTGGFSTSDQSLAKWDIPAVHWVAVVVMIMGSLPFTLYVATLRGNRKALIRDQQVQGLLGMLVVTWLVLGTWYWYSTNLHWLDALRHVALNVTSVVTTTGFSLGDYSLWGNFSLMLFFYLGFVGGCSGSTAGGIKIFRFQVAYILLKASLNQLIHPRAVIKQKYNGHRLDEDIVRSILTFSFFFAITICVMALLLSLLGVDWMTALTGAAGTVSGVGPGLGEVIGPSGNYATLPDAAKWILAAGMLLGRLEIITVLVLCMPAFWRH; translated from the coding sequence ATGGCGTTGCCGACCTTAAGGATCATTGGTTTCATCATCGGCATCTTCCTGATTACGCTGGCCGTGAGCATGGCCGTGCCCATGGCGACCCTGGTGATCTTCGAGCGCACCGGTGACATGCCGTCGTTTCTCTGGTCGAGCCTGATCACCTTCATCGCCGGCCTGGCCCTGGTGGTGCAGGGGCGCCCGGAGCATGTACACCTGCGCCCGCGCGACATGTACCTGCTGACCGTCAGCAGCTGGCTGGTGGTGTGCGTGTTCGCCGCGCTACCGTTCCTGCTGACCCAGCACATCAGCTACACCGACGCCTTCTTCGAAAGCATGTCAGGCATCACCGCCACTGGCGCCACCGTGCTCAGCGGGCTCGATAACATGTCGCCGGGCATCCTCATGTGGCGCTCGATGCTGCACTGGCTCGGCGGTATCGGCTTTATCGCCATGGCGGTGGCGATCCTGCCGCTGCTGCGCATCGGTGGCATGCGCCTGTTCCAGACCGAATCGTCCGACCGCTCGGAAAAGGTCATGCCGCGTTCGCACATGGTCGCCAAGTCCATCGTGGGGGTTTACGTCGGTTTCTCGATACTCGGCGCGCTGGCCTTCTGGTGGGCGGGCATGAGCCCGTTCGATGCAATCAACCATGCCATGTCGGCTATCTCTACCGGCGGTTTCTCCACCTCCGACCAGTCGTTGGCGAAATGGGATATCCCGGCCGTGCACTGGGTTGCAGTAGTGGTGATGATCATGGGCAGCCTGCCGTTCACCCTCTACGTAGCCACCCTGCGCGGCAACCGCAAGGCGCTGATCCGCGACCAGCAGGTGCAAGGCTTGCTGGGCATGCTGGTGGTCACCTGGCTGGTGCTGGGCACCTGGTACTGGTACAGCACCAACCTGCACTGGCTCGATGCCCTGCGCCATGTGGCGCTGAACGTGACCTCGGTGGTCACCACCACCGGCTTCTCCTTGGGTGACTACAGCCTGTGGGGTAACTTCTCGCTGATGCTGTTCTTCTACCTGGGCTTCGTTGGCGGCTGCTCCGGCTCGACCGCAGGCGGCATCAAGATTTTCCGCTTCCAGGTGGCATACATCCTGTTGAAGGCCAGCCTCAACCAGCTGATTCACCCGCGCGCGGTGATCAAGCAGAAATACAACGGCCATCGCCTCGACGAAGACATCGTGCGCTCGATCCTGACGTTCTCGTTCTTCTTCGCGATCACCATCTGTGTCATGGCGCTGCTGTTGTCGCTGCTGGGCGTGGACTGGATGACCGCGCTGACCGGCGCCGCCGGCACGGTTTCGGGTGTAGGCCCGGGCCTGGGTGAAGTGATCGGCCCGTCGGGCAACTACGCCACGCTGCCTGACGCGGCCAAATGGATTCTGGCGGCCGGCATGCTGCTGGGTCGCCTGGAAATCATCACGGTGTTGGTGTTGTGCATGCCGGCGTTCTGGCGTCACTGA
- a CDS encoding NAD(P)H nitroreductase, with translation MEALDALLNRVSVPRLTDPAPNAAQREALFQAALRAPDHGQLRPWRFLTIEGQGREKLGELFAEAVQHKGDASQAALDKARAMPLRAPLLIVVVARLQDHFKVPKSEQRLAAGCAAHGILIAAHAQGIGAVWRTGDMAFDAHVHKGLGLAENEELIGYLYVGTPLTEPRTAPVLETADFVSSWGE, from the coding sequence ATGGAGGCTCTCGACGCATTGCTCAACCGTGTTTCCGTGCCACGCCTGACCGACCCGGCGCCCAATGCCGCCCAGCGCGAGGCGCTGTTCCAGGCTGCCCTGCGCGCCCCGGATCACGGCCAGCTGCGGCCGTGGCGTTTTCTTACCATCGAAGGCCAGGGCCGCGAGAAGCTGGGTGAGCTGTTCGCCGAAGCCGTGCAGCACAAGGGCGATGCCAGCCAGGCTGCACTGGACAAGGCCCGTGCGATGCCGCTGCGGGCGCCGTTGCTGATCGTGGTGGTGGCCAGGTTGCAGGACCACTTCAAGGTGCCCAAGTCCGAGCAGCGCCTGGCGGCGGGCTGTGCGGCGCACGGTATTCTGATTGCTGCGCACGCGCAGGGGATCGGCGCGGTGTGGCGTACCGGTGACATGGCCTTCGATGCCCATGTGCACAAGGGGTTGGGGTTGGCCGAGAACGAGGAGCTGATCGGCTACCTGTATGTCGGTACGCCGCTGACCGAGCCGCGGACGGCGCCGGTGCTGGAAACGGCTGATTTCGTTAGTAGCTGGGGTGAGTAA
- a CDS encoding sensor histidine kinase has product MHLRSLFWRILASFWLAITLVAGLSILLGHMLNQDAWILSRHPGLNTLASKWTKHYEQEGLEAAQHFLERRKNRYKIDVQVLDDSGEAVVPGTFPRRAAALEARQHNDQRRLPWRRLTEEYTSPDTGETYLLIYRIPHPALDAWHRESLLWPLSALGIALVVLTLFSLLVTLSITRPLSRLRSAVHDLGQTTYQQNSLARLAARRDEFGVLAKDFNKMGARLQSTIGSQRQLLRDVSHELRSPLARLRIALALAERAEPEQRQALWPRLTRECDRLEDLISEILALARVDAEQAHAEPVDLNALLGSVRKDALLSAPDQDVRLEAQPGLSLQGWPTLIERAVDNLLRNALRFNPAGQPVEVSAAREQDRIVISVRDHGPGAAEEHLAQLGEPFFRAPGQEAPGHGLGLAIARKAAERHGGSLMLENHPQGGFVARLELPLAGAAGS; this is encoded by the coding sequence ATCCTCAGCCGTCACCCGGGCCTGAATACCCTGGCCAGCAAGTGGACCAAGCACTACGAGCAGGAAGGCCTGGAGGCGGCCCAGCACTTTCTGGAACGACGCAAGAACCGCTACAAGATCGACGTGCAGGTGCTCGACGATAGCGGTGAAGCCGTGGTGCCCGGTACCTTCCCACGCCGTGCGGCAGCCCTCGAAGCGCGCCAGCACAATGACCAGCGGCGCTTGCCATGGCGCCGGCTGACCGAGGAATACACCAGCCCCGACACCGGCGAAACCTACTTGCTGATCTACCGCATCCCTCACCCGGCGCTGGATGCCTGGCACCGCGAGAGCCTGCTTTGGCCGCTCAGCGCACTGGGCATTGCCTTGGTCGTGCTGACCCTGTTCAGCCTGCTGGTGACGCTGTCCATTACCCGCCCGCTAAGCCGCCTGCGCAGTGCCGTACACGACCTGGGCCAGACCACCTATCAGCAGAACAGCCTGGCACGGCTGGCAGCGCGGCGCGACGAGTTTGGCGTGCTGGCCAAGGACTTCAACAAGATGGGCGCACGCCTGCAAAGCACCATTGGCAGCCAGCGCCAGCTGCTACGCGACGTGTCCCACGAACTGCGCTCGCCACTGGCCCGGCTGCGCATCGCCCTGGCCCTGGCCGAACGCGCCGAGCCTGAGCAGCGGCAAGCGCTGTGGCCGCGCCTGACCCGCGAATGCGACCGCCTGGAAGACCTGATCAGCGAAATCCTCGCCCTGGCCCGGGTGGATGCCGAACAAGCCCATGCCGAACCGGTCGACCTCAATGCCCTACTCGGCAGCGTGCGCAAGGACGCCCTGCTGAGCGCGCCGGATCAGGACGTGCGCCTGGAGGCGCAGCCAGGTTTGAGCTTGCAGGGTTGGCCAACGCTGATCGAGCGTGCCGTTGACAACCTGCTGCGCAATGCCCTGCGCTTCAACCCGGCGGGCCAGCCGGTCGAGGTCAGCGCCGCGCGCGAGCAGGACCGCATCGTGATCAGCGTGCGTGACCATGGGCCTGGGGCGGCAGAGGAGCACCTGGCGCAACTGGGTGAGCCGTTCTTCCGCGCGCCGGGGCAGGAAGCGCCGGGGCATGGCCTGGGGCTGGCGATTGCGCGCAAGGCAGCGGAGCGCCATGGCGGTAGCCTGATGCTGGAGAATCATCCACAGGGTGGGTTTGTGGCCAGGCTGGAGTTGCCCTTGGCTGGAGCGGCAGGCAGTTGA